Proteins from a genomic interval of Methanofollis formosanus:
- a CDS encoding winged helix-turn-helix transcriptional regulator, giving the protein MLLREKILFTLAVLVLAADPVAAGAAGPVADADEVALRTVAAYEQAGSISATVAVHGPGDREEEILIRAEPPDCFRADLLHPEYHDGVGVVVVRDGLLWKYWPPTADFPATRGATTDNLSNVPGTYLETAVSALRSMTVGAAWTAEHDGRPVYLLRTAAPADPWPFPVETESLRILVDAGSMEIVQVEGIDRDGAVLLTAEFGEMTTGVSLPEDIFAFCLPKGIWQRVPPVTGAPLLNLAFFLSHLLFFASDLAVVFHAWPYLGYRQVSRENILENRTRRRIYEAIRSMPGAHMHMLSRLTGTNIGTLRYHLALLQDAGKIVAARTGGYVRYYENSGRYDENEMKILGSLRNEAKSTIISILFREPGLSRKEIAARLGISGPAVSRHLKHLCDDGTVEVGEDGRTIRYRLDARAGAFLDDVLRGKKKRY; this is encoded by the coding sequence GTGCTACTGAGAGAAAAAATACTTTTTACGCTTGCTGTGCTGGTTCTTGCGGCCGACCCTGTGGCGGCCGGTGCGGCAGGCCCGGTCGCCGACGCCGATGAGGTCGCCCTCCGGACGGTGGCGGCCTACGAGCAGGCGGGATCGATCTCGGCGACAGTGGCGGTGCACGGACCGGGAGATCGAGAGGAAGAGATCCTGATCAGGGCAGAACCGCCCGACTGTTTCAGGGCCGATCTCCTGCACCCTGAATATCATGACGGCGTCGGGGTCGTCGTCGTACGTGACGGACTCCTGTGGAAGTACTGGCCGCCGACCGCAGATTTCCCGGCGACGAGAGGCGCCACAACAGACAACCTCTCGAACGTTCCGGGCACATATCTTGAGACCGCCGTCAGCGCGCTCAGGAGTATGACGGTCGGAGCGGCATGGACGGCAGAGCATGACGGCCGTCCCGTCTATCTGCTCCGGACCGCAGCACCGGCAGACCCCTGGCCGTTTCCCGTAGAGACTGAATCTCTCAGGATCCTGGTCGACGCCGGGAGCATGGAGATTGTGCAGGTCGAGGGGATCGACCGGGACGGGGCGGTTCTTCTGACCGCGGAGTTCGGGGAGATGACGACCGGCGTCTCCCTCCCCGAGGACATCTTCGCCTTCTGTCTCCCGAAGGGCATCTGGCAGAGGGTTCCCCCGGTGACAGGCGCCCCGCTCCTGAACCTGGCCTTCTTCCTTTCTCACCTCCTCTTCTTTGCTTCTGATCTTGCCGTCGTCTTCCATGCCTGGCCCTATCTCGGGTACCGGCAGGTCTCCAGGGAGAATATCCTTGAGAACAGAACGCGGCGGCGGATCTACGAAGCGATCCGTTCGATGCCGGGCGCCCACATGCACATGCTCTCCAGACTCACCGGGACAAACATCGGGACGCTCCGCTACCACCTTGCACTTCTCCAGGACGCCGGCAAGATCGTCGCCGCACGCACCGGCGGGTATGTACGCTACTACGAGAACAGCGGCAGGTACGACGAGAACGAGATGAAGATCCTCGGCTCTCTCAGGAACGAGGCGAAGAGCACGATCATTTCTATACTCTTCAGAGAACCCGGGCTCAGTCGGAAAGAGATCGCGGCACGCCTCGGTATCTCAGGGCCGGCAGTCTCCAGACACCTGAAACACCTCTGTGACGACGGGACGGTGGAGGTTGGAGAGGACGGACGCACGATCAGGTACCGCCTCGATGCCCGGGCCGGGGCATTTCTCGACGACGTCCTGAGAGGAAAGAAAAAAAGGTATTGA
- a CDS encoding mRNA surveillance protein pelota — protein sequence MKVEFGELKRSYGEAKLFPENVDDLWHLKHLIAPGDLVFATTLRSLDGATDKLRPEKVEKRPVRLGVRVEKVEFHEYATRLRVGGTIEYGVDVASYHTFNLDPGHEVSVVKRWRAVDLERVERAVEATLHDVIHVLTVEEGEAELFRIRQYGPERVVTVTGGSGKRVDTDKRSVFFADALATLSEVTGPVVVAGPGFVKDDFVKFLKAKDADLGERVVTVETRRTGRGAVQDVIGQGVLERLVGDLQLSREVTRMEEVLRRIGSGDPVAYGRAEVADAVNFGAVEEVLVLDEDLRKPWVNRLLETAEQMNAKVVVLSSEFEPGQQLEALGGVAALLRFKIG from the coding sequence TTCCCTGAGAACGTCGACGACCTCTGGCACCTCAAGCACCTCATCGCGCCCGGCGACCTGGTCTTCGCGACGACGTTGCGCAGCCTCGACGGGGCGACCGACAAACTCAGACCTGAGAAGGTCGAGAAGCGGCCGGTCCGCCTGGGTGTCAGGGTCGAGAAGGTGGAGTTCCACGAGTATGCCACCCGCCTGAGGGTCGGGGGCACGATCGAGTACGGGGTGGACGTCGCCTCGTACCACACCTTCAACCTCGATCCCGGCCACGAGGTCTCGGTCGTCAAGCGCTGGCGGGCCGTTGACCTCGAACGGGTGGAGCGGGCGGTGGAGGCGACGCTCCATGACGTCATCCATGTCCTCACCGTCGAGGAAGGTGAGGCCGAACTCTTCCGCATCAGGCAGTACGGGCCCGAGCGGGTGGTGACCGTCACCGGCGGGAGCGGGAAGCGGGTCGACACCGACAAAAGGTCCGTCTTCTTCGCCGACGCCCTCGCCACCCTCTCGGAAGTGACCGGGCCGGTGGTCGTCGCCGGGCCGGGGTTTGTGAAGGACGACTTCGTCAAGTTCCTCAAGGCAAAGGACGCCGACCTCGGCGAACGGGTCGTCACCGTCGAGACGAGGCGTACCGGGAGGGGGGCGGTCCAGGACGTGATCGGCCAGGGCGTGCTCGAGCGCCTGGTCGGCGACCTCCAGCTCTCCCGTGAGGTGACCAGGATGGAGGAGGTGCTCAGGCGGATCGGGAGCGGCGACCCGGTCGCCTACGGCCGGGCGGAGGTGGCCGACGCCGTCAACTTCGGGGCGGTGGAGGAGGTGCTCGTGCTGGACGAAGACCTCAGGAAACCCTGGGTGAACAGACTCCTCGAGACCGCCGAGCAGATGAACGCAAAGGTCGTCGTCCTCAGTTCGGAGTTCGAACCCGGCCAGCAACTCGAAGCCCTGGGCGGGGTGGCGGCGCTGCTGCGGTTTAAGATCGGATAG